A genome region from Erigeron canadensis isolate Cc75 chromosome 3, C_canadensis_v1, whole genome shotgun sequence includes the following:
- the LOC122593578 gene encoding surfeit locus protein 1-like, which translates to MASISRSFLTRRKTTFSQFKWLQQQRQPLSSSFLYSYSSSASVAVPELEPQLRPPTFRPQEKRWTRFLLFVPGAITFGLGTWQIFRRQEKVKMLEYKKSRLEMEPINCKYITPSGDDLDTLEFRRVGCKGVFDETKSIYVGPRSRSISGVTENGYYLITPLMPLPDSPESLQMPLLVNRGWVPRSWRDKSLKGQQDDEHPQSKDSVPTQDSGTWWRFWSKSPNVIEKDHAPQIMLDEVVGVIRGSEKPSIFVPANDPDSFQWFYVDVGGIACSCGLPENTIYIEAVNENVNPSNPYPIPKDNNALVRSSVMPQDHLNYTFTWYSLSAAVTFMAFKRLQPKKKLR; encoded by the exons ATGGCCTCAATTTCTAGAAGCTTTCtaacaagaagaaaaacaacATTTTCACAATTTAAGTGGCTCCAACAACAACGACAACCGTTGTCTTCTTCGTTTTTGTATTCGTATTCGTCCTCGGCCTCTGTTGCTGTCCCTGAACTTGAACCTCAACTGCGACCTCCAACTTTTCGACCTCAAG AGAAAAGATGGACAAGGTTCCTGCTTTTTGTTCCGGGAGCAATCACTTTTGGACTGGGTACTTGGCAGATCTTCAGAAGACAAGAAAAG GTGAAAATGCTGGAGTATAAAAAGAGTAGATTGGAAATGGAGCCTATTAACTGCAAGTACATTACTCCTTCAGGTGATGATTTGGACACTCTGGAGTTCAGGAGGGTAGGATGCAAAGGAGTTTTTGATGAGACAAAATCCATTTACGTTGGTCCACGTTCTAGAAGTATATCAGGAGTGACCGAGAATGGATATTACCTCATTACACCCCTTATGCCGCTCCCAGACAGTCCTGAAAG CTTGCAGATGCCACTCCTGGTCAACAGAGGATGGGTCCCACGAAGTTGGAGAGACAAGTCTCTGAAAGGTCAACAAGATGATGAACATCCTCAAAGTAAAGATTCCGTGCCTACACAGGATAGTGGTACTTGGTGGAGATTTTGGTCTAAGAGTCCTAATGTCATTGAGAAG GACCATGCTCCACAAATAATGCTTGATGAAGTTGTTGGAGTTATTCGTGGAAGTGAGAAACCTAGCATTTTTGTACCAGCAAACGACCCGGATTCTTTTCAGTGGTTCTATGTTGATGTTGGTGGAATTGCTTGTAGTTGTGGGCTTCCTGAGAACACCATATACATTGAAGCAGTCAATGAAAATGTTAACCCTAGTAATCCATACCCAATCCCGAAAGATAATAATGCATTGGTTCGCAGTTCAGTAATGCCACAGGATCATCTCAACTATACATTCACTTG GTATTCATTATCTGCAGCAGTTACATTTATGGCTTTCAAGAGATTACAGCCTAAGAAGAAATTGAGATAA